One genomic region from Gemmobacter aquarius encodes:
- the bhcA gene encoding L-aspartate--glyoxylate aminotransferase BhcA, protein MNPVFIPGPTNIPDAIRKACDIATLDHRSPAFARMFRPAVDGVRRVLNMSGGEVIILPSTGTGGWEAAISNTLSAGDTVLAARFGMFSHRWIDLCQRHGLNVQIIETPWGEGAPLEAIAAALRADKAGKIKAVLATHNETATGVKSDIAGIRRAMAGHGALLFVDGVSSIGSMPFDMSGWGVDIAVAGSQKGFMLPAGLAILGVSDKALAAMDSATLPRTFFDFRDMLKSYAAGGYPYTPAVGLISGLAASIQMLEDEGLEAVYARHARLATGVRHAVAAWGMRPFAARPELYSDTVTAVQVPAGCNGTDLVKLAADKYGVAFGVGLGEVAGTVFRIGHLGMLTDVMMLAGLATAEMCMADLGWPVRLGSGVAAAQEFYRGSVALRAAA, encoded by the coding sequence ATGAACCCCGTTTTCATTCCCGGCCCGACCAACATTCCCGATGCGATCCGCAAGGCCTGCGACATTGCCACGCTGGACCACCGTTCGCCCGCCTTCGCGCGGATGTTCCGCCCTGCGGTGGATGGCGTGCGGCGCGTGCTAAACATGTCGGGTGGTGAAGTCATCATCCTGCCCTCGACCGGCACGGGGGGGTGGGAAGCCGCAATCAGCAACACGCTTTCGGCAGGCGATACGGTGCTGGCGGCGCGGTTCGGCATGTTCTCGCACCGCTGGATAGACCTGTGCCAGCGGCACGGGTTGAACGTGCAGATCATCGAGACGCCTTGGGGCGAGGGCGCGCCGCTGGAAGCGATTGCCGCTGCGCTGCGGGCCGACAAGGCAGGCAAGATCAAGGCGGTGCTGGCGACGCATAATGAAACGGCCACGGGTGTGAAATCGGATATCGCGGGCATCCGCCGTGCGATGGCGGGGCATGGGGCGCTTTTGTTCGTGGATGGCGTGTCGTCCATCGGGTCGATGCCGTTCGATATGTCCGGATGGGGTGTCGATATCGCGGTGGCCGGCAGCCAAAAGGGGTTCATGCTGCCCGCTGGCCTTGCAATTCTGGGCGTGTCGGACAAGGCGCTGGCGGCGATGGACAGCGCGACCTTGCCAAGAACCTTCTTCGATTTCCGCGACATGCTGAAAAGCTATGCGGCGGGGGGCTATCCTTATACGCCTGCGGTGGGCCTGATCTCGGGCCTTGCCGCGTCGATCCAGATGCTCGAGGACGAGGGGCTTGAGGCGGTTTATGCCCGCCATGCACGGCTTGCGACAGGGGTACGCCACGCCGTTGCAGCTTGGGGGATGCGTCCCTTTGCGGCGCGGCCCGAGCTTTATTCCGACACGGTCACCGCCGTGCAGGTGCCAGCAGGCTGCAACGGCACCGATCTGGTCAAGCTGGCCGCCGACAAATACGGCGTGGCCTTTGGCGTGGGTCTGGGCGAGGTGGCGGGCACGGTGTTCAGGATCGGGCATCTGGGAATGCTGACCGATGTGATGATGCTGGCAGGGTTGGCGACTGCCGAGATGTGCATGGCCGATCTGGGCTGGCCGGTGCGCCTGGGGTCGGGCGTGGCGGCGGCGCAGGAATTCTACCGTGGATCGGTCG
- the bhcR gene encoding HTH-type transcriptional regulator BhcR, with amino-acid sequence MTDLPRLRGRPKAFNDKTEQNTVQALDRALGLLSTLAASSGLTLSELAQTSGQAVATVYRALTTLQSHGMVECEDPGQVWHIGADAFRVGSAFLRRTKVVERARGPMDQLMRDSGETANLGIEAGDEVLFLSQVETHEAIRAFFPPGTKAPMHVSGIGKALLAWYPEEKLDGILSRQGMERFTTLTHTAPATLKRDLVHTRERGFAIDDQERAEGMRCVAAPIFNAHGEPVAGLSVSGPAFRMALSNAANLGDLVRTAADRVTGATGGMRP; translated from the coding sequence ATGACTGATCTTCCCCGCCTTCGTGGCCGCCCCAAGGCCTTTAACGACAAGACCGAACAGAACACGGTGCAGGCGCTTGACCGCGCCTTGGGCCTGCTTTCGACGCTTGCCGCTTCCTCGGGCCTGACGCTTTCCGAACTGGCGCAAACCTCGGGCCAAGCCGTTGCCACCGTCTACCGTGCGCTGACCACGCTGCAATCGCATGGCATGGTCGAATGTGAAGATCCGGGGCAAGTCTGGCATATCGGCGCAGATGCCTTTCGTGTCGGTTCGGCCTTTCTGCGCCGCACCAAGGTGGTCGAACGCGCCCGTGGCCCGATGGACCAGTTGATGCGTGACAGCGGAGAAACCGCCAATCTGGGCATCGAAGCGGGGGATGAAGTCCTGTTCCTGTCACAGGTCGAAACGCATGAGGCGATCCGCGCCTTTTTCCCGCCGGGAACCAAGGCGCCCATGCATGTGTCGGGCATCGGCAAGGCGCTGCTCGCCTGGTATCCCGAGGAAAAGCTTGACGGAATCCTATCACGTCAGGGGATGGAGCGGTTCACCACGTTGACCCATACCGCCCCCGCCACGCTGAAGCGCGACCTTGTCCATACCCGCGAGCGCGGCTTTGCCATCGACGATCAGGAACGCGCCGAAGGGATGCGCTGCGTCGCGGCCCCGATCTTCAACGCCCACGGCGAACCCGTCGCGGGCCTGTCCGTGTCAGGCCCCGCCTTCCGCATGGCCCTGTCGAACGCGGCGAATCTGGGCGATCTGGTCCGCACCGCCGCCGACCGCGTGACCGGGGCGACGGGTGGGATGCGCCCCTAA
- the rlmN gene encoding 23S rRNA (adenine(2503)-C(2))-methyltransferase RlmN produces MTATAPITQDVLTLPRKLPEGGKVNIVGLTRDQLRAALIEKGTPEKQAKMRLGQVWQWVYHWGLRDFAGMTNLAKDYRAFLDEHFTIELPEVVTRQISADGTRKYLVRIAGGHEVETVYIPEKDRGTLCISSQVGCTLTCSFCHTGTQKLVRNLTAGEIVGQVMLARDDLGEWPVPGAPKDETRLVSNVVLMGMGEPLYNFENVRDAMQVVMDNEGLTLSRRRITLSTSGVVPEIARAAEEIGCLLAVSFHATTDEVRDKLVPINKRWNIETLLNELREYPRLSNSERITFEYVMLKGVNDSDADARRLVKLISGIPAKINLIPFNEWPGAPYERSDWERIEAFADIVYKAGYASPIRTPRGEDIMAACGQLKSATERARKSSREIAAEAGL; encoded by the coding sequence ATGACCGCCACCGCGCCCATCACTCAGGACGTGCTGACCCTTCCGCGCAAGCTGCCCGAGGGCGGCAAGGTCAATATCGTCGGCCTGACGCGCGACCAGTTGCGCGCGGCACTGATCGAAAAGGGTACGCCCGAAAAGCAGGCCAAGATGCGGCTGGGGCAAGTCTGGCAGTGGGTCTACCATTGGGGTCTGCGCGACTTTGCGGGAATGACCAATCTGGCCAAGGATTACCGCGCCTTTCTTGACGAGCATTTCACCATCGAGTTGCCCGAGGTCGTGACCCGCCAGATTTCAGCCGATGGCACGCGCAAATATCTGGTGCGGATCGCGGGCGGGCATGAGGTCGAGACGGTCTATATCCCCGAAAAGGATCGCGGGACGCTGTGCATTTCCAGTCAGGTCGGCTGCACGCTGACCTGTTCGTTCTGCCATACCGGCACGCAGAAACTGGTGCGGAACCTGACGGCGGGCGAGATCGTGGGGCAAGTAATGCTGGCGCGCGACGATCTGGGCGAATGGCCGGTGCCCGGCGCGCCCAAGGATGAAACGCGGCTGGTGTCCAACGTCGTGCTGATGGGCATGGGCGAGCCACTTTACAACTTCGAGAATGTCCGCGATGCCATGCAGGTGGTGATGGACAACGAAGGGCTGACGCTGTCGCGGCGGCGGATCACTTTGTCGACCAGTGGTGTCGTGCCCGAAATCGCGCGGGCGGCCGAGGAGATCGGCTGTCTCTTGGCGGTTTCGTTCCACGCCACGACCGACGAGGTGCGCGACAAGCTGGTTCCGATCAACAAACGCTGGAATATCGAGACCTTGCTGAACGAGTTGCGCGAATATCCGCGACTGTCGAATTCGGAACGGATCACGTTCGAATATGTGATGCTGAAGGGTGTAAACGACTCTGATGCCGATGCGCGGCGCTTGGTGAAGCTGATTTCGGGGATTCCGGCGAAGATCAACCTGATCCCGTTCAACGAATGGCCCGGTGCGCCCTATGAACGATCGGATTGGGAGCGGATCGAGGCGTTTGCCGACATCGTCTACAAGGCCGGATACGCCAGCCCGATCCGCACCCCGCGGGGCGAGGATATCATGGCAGCCTGCGGGCAGTTGAAATCGGCGACCGAGCGGGCGCGGAAATCATCGCGCGAGATCGCAGCGGAAGCGGGGCTTTAG
- a CDS encoding invasion associated locus B family protein, protein MTFHFGRVLGATLVSGALSLSAVSAQESGNRVAVTSDWNVFTEDNPKECWGVTVPKESVNTRDGQPVSVRRGDILLFVTYRPGSPAEISFTGGYPFADGSKIGVDVDGKTFELVANGEWAWAAPGGDDAILAAMKNGSQAVLSARSGKGTQTKDTFSLRGFTAAVTEAETRCK, encoded by the coding sequence ATGACGTTCCATTTCGGCCGGGTTCTTGGCGCGACACTCGTTTCGGGGGCGCTTTCGCTTTCGGCGGTTTCGGCGCAGGAGTCTGGCAACCGCGTTGCAGTGACCTCGGACTGGAACGTTTTCACCGAGGACAATCCGAAAGAGTGCTGGGGTGTGACGGTTCCGAAGGAATCCGTCAACACGCGTGACGGCCAGCCGGTTTCGGTGCGGCGCGGCGATATTCTGCTGTTCGTGACCTATCGCCCTGGTTCACCCGCCGAGATTTCCTTTACCGGCGGCTATCCCTTTGCCGACGGGTCGAAGATCGGTGTCGATGTGGATGGTAAGACCTTTGAACTGGTCGCCAATGGCGAATGGGCATGGGCTGCGCCGGGCGGTGACGATGCCATTCTGGCGGCGATGAAGAACGGATCGCAGGCGGTGCTGTCGGCGCGTTCGGGCAAGGGCACCCAGACCAAAGACACCTTCAGCCTGCGCGGCTTTACTGCTGCCGTGACCGAGGCCGAGACGCGCTGCAAATAA
- a CDS encoding asparaginase, which produces MSKVNDGAVPVAEAWRGGILESTHTGHAVICDETGQIAHSWGNPSAIIFPRSSCKMLQALPLVESGAADAAGLTPRQLALSCASHEGAALHTDAVSHWLADLGLSEGDLRCGSHEPYDRAERNRLIEAHETPCQLHNNCSGKHAGFLTLNRHLKAGSEYVEVDHPVQKAAREAFEATTDEASPGYGIDGCSAPNFATSVLGLARAMASFAAAREDGGVRQNAMHRLTHAMAAYPEMVAGEGRACTELMRAMGGRVAIKTGAEAVFVAIVPEKKMGIALKITDGGTRGAEAAIAGLLVKLGVLDAEHPATRKRLNAVQKNWRGFETGITKLAPGFA; this is translated from the coding sequence ATGAGCAAGGTCAATGACGGTGCGGTTCCCGTAGCCGAAGCCTGGCGCGGTGGCATTCTGGAAAGCACCCATACCGGCCATGCCGTGATTTGTGACGAAACCGGACAGATCGCGCACAGCTGGGGCAACCCTTCAGCCATCATCTTCCCGCGCTCATCTTGCAAGATGCTGCAAGCTCTGCCGCTGGTGGAAAGCGGTGCTGCCGATGCGGCGGGCCTGACGCCGCGCCAGCTTGCCCTGTCTTGCGCCAGCCACGAAGGAGCGGCCCTGCATACCGATGCGGTCAGCCACTGGCTTGCCGATCTTGGCCTGTCCGAAGGCGATCTGCGCTGCGGGTCGCACGAACCCTATGACCGCGCCGAACGCAACCGTCTGATCGAAGCGCATGAAACGCCATGCCAGCTTCACAACAACTGCTCGGGCAAGCACGCGGGTTTTCTCACCCTGAACCGGCACCTGAAAGCCGGATCGGAATATGTCGAGGTCGACCATCCCGTGCAGAAAGCGGCACGTGAGGCGTTCGAGGCCACCACGGATGAGGCCAGCCCCGGCTACGGCATCGACGGCTGCTCGGCCCCGAATTTCGCTACATCGGTGCTGGGACTTGCCCGCGCGATGGCCAGCTTTGCCGCAGCCCGCGAAGATGGCGGGGTGCGCCAGAATGCCATGCACCGGCTGACCCACGCCATGGCCGCCTATCCCGAAATGGTCGCGGGTGAAGGGCGGGCCTGCACCGAACTGATGCGCGCCATGGGGGGGCGGGTTGCGATCAAGACGGGGGCGGAAGCGGTCTTTGTCGCTATCGTGCCGGAAAAGAAGATGGGCATCGCGCTCAAGATAACCGATGGCGGCACCCGTGGGGCGGAAGCCGCGATTGCGGGGCTGCTGGTCAAGCTGGGCGTGCTCGATGCCGAACACCCCGCCACGCGCAAACGCCTGAACGCGGTGCAAAAGAACTGGCGCGGGTTTGAAACCGGCATCACCAAGCTTGCACCCGGCTTTGCCTGA
- a CDS encoding DUF2794 domain-containing protein, whose amino-acid sequence MTVQTPTPFPLSDTLPEQVHFDRAELSMILTLYGRMVALGEWRDYGISALRDMAVFSVFRRTAENPLYRIEKRPRLRAKQGMYAVVGMDGQILRRGADLAAVLRVLEKKLIRPID is encoded by the coding sequence ATGACCGTGCAGACGCCGACGCCTTTCCCGCTGTCCGACACCCTGCCCGAGCAGGTCCATTTCGACCGTGCCGAATTGTCGATGATCCTTACGCTTTATGGCCGCATGGTCGCCCTGGGCGAATGGCGCGACTATGGCATTTCGGCCCTGCGCGACATGGCCGTGTTTTCGGTCTTCCGTCGCACCGCCGAAAATCCGCTTTACCGCATCGAAAAGCGTCCGCGCCTGCGCGCCAAGCAGGGCATGTATGCTGTCGTCGGGATGGATGGCCAGATCTTGCGGCGCGGGGCTGACCTTGCGGCCGTGCTGCGGGTCTTGGAAAAGAAACTGATCCGCCCGATCGACTGA
- a CDS encoding C40 family peptidase: MDRRLTPANGRVALQSMRGIVDAPLYVAGEAADVVAQVVDLLDGPSGNRDRQLLWGEAVMVIERHDGWAFVQAAKDGYCGYVADAALGAASKPTHRVAAPASHLYSGPRVQAAEVAALSFGSLVTVTEIEGKFAKTPQGFIPEMHLRPLDAPFADAVTVAELFLGTPYLWGGNSRAGIDCSGLVQAALIACGKPCPADSDQQRSVGTDLPEDAPLQRGDLVFWKGHVAMAVDADQLIHANGHTMSVAYEGVAACIARVMAQEGLPVLMRRRP; the protein is encoded by the coding sequence ATGGATCGCCGCCTGACGCCTGCAAACGGCCGTGTGGCGCTGCAATCCATGCGCGGCATTGTCGATGCCCCGCTTTACGTAGCGGGCGAAGCGGCGGACGTTGTAGCGCAGGTCGTCGATCTGCTCGATGGGCCGTCAGGCAACCGCGACCGACAGCTTTTGTGGGGCGAGGCCGTGATGGTCATCGAACGTCATGACGGTTGGGCTTTTGTGCAAGCGGCGAAGGATGGCTATTGCGGCTATGTCGCTGACGCAGCACTTGGCGCTGCCAGCAAGCCGACGCATCGCGTAGCGGCCCCGGCGAGCCACCTTTATTCAGGCCCCCGCGTGCAGGCAGCCGAAGTTGCGGCTCTGTCTTTTGGCAGTCTGGTAACGGTCACGGAAATCGAGGGAAAGTTTGCGAAAACGCCGCAAGGCTTCATTCCCGAGATGCACCTGCGCCCGCTCGATGCGCCGTTTGCCGATGCGGTCACGGTGGCGGAGCTTTTCCTCGGCACGCCCTACCTTTGGGGCGGCAACAGCAGGGCAGGCATCGATTGTTCGGGCCTGGTGCAGGCCGCGCTGATCGCCTGCGGCAAGCCCTGCCCTGCCGACAGCGACCAGCAACGTTCGGTCGGAACCGATCTGCCCGAAGATGCGCCGTTGCAACGCGGTGACCTTGTGTTCTGGAAGGGCCATGTGGCGATGGCGGTCGATGCCGACCAGCTTATACACGCCAACGGTCATACGATGTCGGTGGCTTACGAAGGTGTCGCGGCCTGTATCGCAAGGGTCATGGCGCAGGAAGGGCTGCCCGTCCTGATGCGGCGCAGGCCATAG
- a CDS encoding leucyl aminopeptidase family protein: MIPAFADPAAPSRPLHVVSSDRLSAFLAECSEAEAAWLGATKFEASLGDVRLLPAPDGQVQAAVVGFGTAKSRKRTRFGVAKACVALPAGVWHLEGPLGVAEKTEAALGWLLAQYRFDYYRPEAKMPEAVTLKCPEGCDPALLAAMAEGEFLTRDLINTPASDLGPAELEATFLDLADRFVADATVIRGDDLLAQNFPMIHAVGRASPRAPRLLDMRWGEKGPLVTLVGKGVCFDTGGLNIKPSSGMSLMKKDMGGAATVMGLALMVMRLNLPIRLRVLVPAVENVISGNALKPKDILTSRKGLTVEVNDTDAEGRLVLADALAYACEEETDLVISMATLTGAARVAVGPDLAPYYTDDARAVAALESGAQAGFDPVWRMPFHDAYESVIEPGIADLDNAPGFGFAGSITAALFLRRFVDKPRYMHFDIYGHTPTEAPARPKGGAGQGARALLLALPAMLGL; encoded by the coding sequence ATGATCCCCGCTTTTGCCGATCCTGCCGCGCCTTCGCGCCCGCTTCATGTCGTCTCGTCCGACCGGCTTTCTGCCTTTCTGGCAGAATGTTCGGAAGCCGAAGCAGCTTGGCTAGGGGCGACGAAATTCGAAGCCTCGCTTGGCGATGTTCGGTTGTTGCCCGCTCCCGACGGACAGGTTCAGGCCGCAGTAGTCGGGTTCGGCACCGCCAAAAGCCGAAAGCGCACGCGCTTTGGTGTAGCCAAGGCCTGCGTTGCCCTGCCGGCAGGGGTCTGGCATCTTGAAGGACCGCTCGGCGTGGCAGAAAAGACCGAAGCCGCGCTTGGCTGGCTTTTGGCACAATACCGGTTTGACTATTACCGGCCCGAGGCGAAAATGCCCGAGGCGGTCACGCTGAAATGCCCCGAGGGGTGCGACCCCGCCTTGCTGGCTGCCATGGCCGAGGGCGAGTTTCTGACCCGCGACCTGATCAACACGCCCGCAAGCGACCTTGGCCCCGCCGAGCTGGAGGCGACCTTTCTCGATCTGGCCGACCGTTTCGTTGCGGATGCGACCGTGATCCGGGGCGATGACCTTCTGGCGCAGAATTTTCCGATGATCCATGCGGTCGGCCGTGCGTCTCCCCGTGCGCCGCGTTTGCTCGACATGCGTTGGGGCGAAAAGGGGCCCTTGGTCACGCTGGTCGGCAAAGGGGTGTGTTTCGACACGGGCGGGCTGAACATCAAGCCGTCGTCGGGCATGTCGCTGATGAAGAAAGACATGGGTGGGGCTGCAACCGTGATGGGGCTGGCGCTGATGGTCATGCGCCTGAACCTGCCGATCCGCCTGCGTGTTCTGGTGCCCGCGGTGGAAAACGTCATTTCGGGCAACGCTCTCAAGCCCAAGGACATTCTGACCTCGCGCAAGGGCCTGACGGTCGAAGTCAACGATACCGATGCCGAGGGGCGCTTGGTGCTTGCCGATGCGCTGGCTTACGCCTGCGAGGAAGAGACCGATCTGGTGATCTCGATGGCCACGCTGACTGGAGCCGCGCGCGTGGCGGTGGGGCCGGATCTTGCGCCATATTACACCGACGATGCACGGGCGGTGGCGGCGCTGGAATCCGGCGCGCAGGCGGGGTTCGATCCGGTCTGGCGGATGCCGTTCCATGACGCCTATGAAAGCGTGATCGAACCGGGGATCGCCGATCTCGACAACGCGCCCGGCTTTGGCTTTGCGGGCTCGATCACCGCCGCGCTGTTCCTGCGGCGCTTCGTCGACAAGCCGCGCTACATGCATTTCGACATCTACGGCCACACCCCGACCGAGGCACCCGCCCGCCCGAAAGGGGGCGCAGGCCAAGGCGCGCGGGCCTTGCTTCTGGCATTGCCGGCGATGCTGGGTCTGTGA
- a CDS encoding carbonic anhydrase has protein sequence MLQARPLPAYLIQRFQGWKATTYQDNKAWYRRLAESGQHPRAMVISCCDSRVHVTSIFGADEGEFFIHRNVANLVPPYNPDGEYHGTSAAVEYAVTSLGVAHIVVLGHSNCGGVRGCHDMCSGHAPQLEEKSSFVGRWMDILRPGFLRIQHLPEADRPRALEKEAVLVSLENLMTFPFVQAAVEEERLTLHGLWTDTGEGGLEQYDPSRAGFVLVG, from the coding sequence ATGCTTCAGGCCCGCCCCCTCCCCGCCTATCTGATCCAGCGCTTTCAAGGTTGGAAGGCCACGACCTATCAGGACAATAAGGCGTGGTACCGGCGGCTTGCCGAAAGCGGCCAGCATCCTCGGGCCATGGTCATTTCCTGCTGCGACAGCCGCGTGCATGTCACGTCGATCTTCGGCGCGGACGAAGGCGAGTTCTTCATCCACCGCAACGTCGCCAACCTCGTGCCGCCCTACAATCCCGATGGCGAATATCATGGCACCTCGGCTGCCGTCGAATATGCCGTAACCTCGCTCGGGGTGGCGCATATCGTCGTCTTGGGCCATTCCAACTGTGGCGGGGTGCGCGGATGCCACGACATGTGTTCCGGACACGCCCCGCAGCTTGAGGAAAAATCCAGCTTCGTCGGGCGATGGATGGACATCCTGCGCCCCGGTTTCCTGCGGATACAGCACCTGCCCGAAGCCGATCGCCCGCGCGCGCTGGAAAAGGAAGCAGTCCTCGTCAGTCTTGAAAACCTGATGACTTTTCCCTTCGTGCAGGCCGCAGTCGAAGAGGAGCGGCTTACCTTGCATGGTCTGTGGACCGATACGGGGGAAGGTGGTCTTGAACAATACGACCCGTCACGCGCGGGTTTCGTTCTGGTCGGTTGA
- a CDS encoding aspartate-semialdehyde dehydrogenase, with product MGYKVVVAGATGNVGREMLNILAEREFPVDEIVALASRKSMGTEISFGEKTLKTKDLDTFDFTGWDIALFAVGSEATKIYAPKAAAAGCVVIDNSSLYRYDPAIPLIVPEVNADAIEMYKNKMIIANPNCSTAQMVVALKPLHDRARIKRVVVSTYQSVSGAGKEGIDELWSQTKGIYVPGQEVAPKKFSKQIAFNVIPQIDVFLDSGETKEEWKMVAETKKILDPKIKVVATCVRVPVFVGHSEAINIEFEDFLDWEEAQDILREAPGILLVDKREPGGYITPIECVGDYATYISRVRQDSTVENGLSLWCVSDNLRKGAALNAVQIAEVLGNRCLKKG from the coding sequence ATGGGCTATAAGGTCGTCGTCGCGGGTGCCACGGGTAACGTGGGCCGCGAAATGCTGAACATCCTCGCCGAGCGCGAGTTTCCTGTGGACGAAATCGTCGCACTCGCGTCGCGCAAATCCATGGGCACCGAGATCAGCTTCGGGGAGAAAACTCTCAAGACCAAAGACCTCGACACCTTCGACTTTACCGGCTGGGACATCGCGCTTTTCGCAGTCGGGTCCGAGGCGACCAAGATCTACGCGCCCAAGGCGGCTGCAGCCGGTTGCGTAGTCATCGATAACTCGTCGCTCTACCGCTACGATCCGGCCATTCCGCTGATCGTGCCGGAAGTGAACGCCGACGCCATCGAGATGTACAAGAACAAGATGATCATCGCGAACCCCAACTGCTCGACCGCGCAGATGGTGGTTGCGCTCAAGCCGTTGCACGACCGCGCCCGTATCAAGCGCGTTGTGGTCTCGACCTACCAGTCGGTTTCGGGCGCAGGCAAGGAAGGCATCGACGAGTTGTGGAGCCAGACCAAGGGCATTTATGTTCCCGGTCAGGAAGTCGCGCCGAAGAAGTTCAGCAAGCAGATCGCCTTCAACGTGATTCCGCAGATCGACGTCTTTCTGGACTCGGGCGAGACCAAGGAAGAATGGAAGATGGTGGCCGAGACCAAGAAGATCCTCGACCCGAAGATCAAGGTCGTCGCAACTTGCGTTCGTGTTCCGGTCTTTGTCGGTCATTCCGAAGCGATCAACATCGAATTCGAGGATTTCCTCGACTGGGAAGAAGCTCAGGACATCCTGCGCGAGGCCCCCGGCATCCTGCTTGTCGACAAGCGCGAACCGGGTGGATACATCACCCCGATCGAATGTGTGGGCGATTACGCGACCTACATCAGCCGCGTCCGTCAGGACAGCACGGTGGAAAACGGCCTGTCGCTTTGGTGCGTTTCGGACAACCTGCGTAAGGGTGCCGCACTGAACGCCGTGCAGATCGCCGAAGTGCTGGGCAACCGCTGCCTGAAAAAGGGCTAA